In a genomic window of Salminus brasiliensis chromosome 12, fSalBra1.hap2, whole genome shotgun sequence:
- the LOC140573713 gene encoding histone H1-like, with amino-acid sequence MAEVAPAPAASAPAKAPKKKAAARPKKAGPSVGELIVKAVSASKERSGVSLAALKKALAAGGYDVEKNNSRVKLAVKSLVTKGTLVQTKGTGASGSFKLNKKQTEAKKKPAAKKPAPKAKKPAAKKPAAAKKVAAKKPTAAKKSPKKAKKPVAAAKKAAKSPKKAKKPVPPKKATKSPKKAKAVKPKAAKPKAAKAKKAAPKKK; translated from the coding sequence atggcagaagtcgctccagccccagccgccTCGGCGCCCGCCAAGGCCCCCAAGAAGAAGGCCGCCGCCCGCCCCAAGAAAGCCGGCCCCAGCGTCGGCGAGCTCATCGTCAAGGCCGTCTCTGCGTCCAAGGAGAGGAgcggcgtgtctctcgccgcccTGAAGAAAGCCCTGGCTGCCGGCGGCTACGACGTCGAGAAGAACAACTCACGCGTTAAGCTCGCCGTCAAGAGCCTCGTCACCAAGGGCACTCTGGTGCAGACCAAAGGCACCGGCGCGTCGGGCTCTTTCAAGCTTAACAAGAAGCAGACCGAGGCTaagaagaagccggccgccaagaagccggcacctaaagctaagaagccggccgccaagaaaccagccgcggccaagaaggtagcagccaagaaacccactgcggctaagaaatcccccaagaaggccaagaagcccgtcgcggccgctaagaaggcagcgaaaagccccaagaaggccaagaagccggTGCCTCCCAAAAAGGCGACCAAGAGCCCAAAGAAAGCCAAAGCGGTCAAGCCTAAAGCAGCTAAGCCCAAAGCGGCGAAGGCGAAAAAGGCTGCCCCTAAGAAGAAGTAA